In Oncorhynchus mykiss isolate Arlee chromosome 32, USDA_OmykA_1.1, whole genome shotgun sequence, the DNA window GGGTGGGGGCTGGACAGAGGCTGGGGGTTGGAGGGGGCATGGGGGTTATGATGGGTAGGGGGGGGCATGTGGAAAAAGGGGGGGAGGTGGTGCCCGTCTATACCCACCTGTCTGCCAGGTAAAGAGTGCATCGTCAGGGCACCGGGCAAAGACATACACGcctggagaggggggagagaagacatTTTCAGTTCTCACAAATCCAATCACAAACTGTGTTAGATCACCATTTCACAATCCCTGTTAGTGGGAAATGAGTACTAAAACAGACAGCCTGGATGGATTATTTTATAGAAAATATATACTTTCTCTGGCGACAAATCTTAAGATAAAGATAAAGGATTTTTTACAATAAAGGTAGACTTGGAATTATGACATTGGCACGAGCAGCACCGCAGATAAGATGAGCACGATGAAAGACATCGCTCTCACGTAGGCTGTGCTTACAcatgcagcccaattctgatatttataCACTAAAGTGGTCTTTTTGACCAAGCCGACGAGCTCTGAAAAAGACGATGTGATTGGTCTAAAGACCAATTAGGggaaaaaaaagatcagaattgggctgcttgtGTAAACAGTcatggtacagttgaagtcagaagttatcatacaaaatacatttaaactcaggtttcACAATCCCAGATATTTAatactagtaaaaattccctgtcttaggtcagttagaatcaccactattttaagaatgtgaaatgtcagaataatggtagcgAGAAtgatttcaacttttatttctttcatcacattcccagtgggtcagaagtttacatacagtcaattagtatttggtggcattgccattaaattgttttacttgggtcaaacattttgggtagccttgcacaagcttcccacaataaattgggtgaattttggcccattcctcctaacagatctggtgtaactgagtcaggtttgtaggcctccttgcttgcacacactttttcagttctgcctgcaaattttctacaggattgaggtcagggctttgtgatggccactaatACCTTGACCATAAGCCattctgccacaactttggaagtatgcttggggtcattgtccatttcgaaaacccttttgcgaccaagcttgaactgatgtcttgagatgttgcttccatatatccacatcattttcttttctcatgatgccatctattttgtgaagtgcaccagtccctcctgcagcaaagcacccctacaacatgatgctgccgcttcatggttgggatgttcttcggcttgcaagcctccccctttttcctccaaacacaacaatggtcattatggccaaaaaggtatatttttgttttatcagaccagaggacatttctccaaaaaagttaaatctttgttcccatgtgcagttgcaaaccgtagtcttgacatttttatggtggttttggagcagtggcttcttccttgccgagcggcctttcaggttatgtcgctataggacttactgtggatatagatacttttgtacccgtttcctccaacatcttcacaagttcctttgctgttgttctgggattgatttgcactttttgcaccaaagtacgttaatctctaagagacagaacgcgtctccttcctgagaggtatgacagctgtgtggtcccatggtgtttatacttacgtataTACTTagtttgtacaaatgaacatggtaccttcaggcacttggaaattgctcccaagaatgaaccagacttgtggtctacaaaaaaaaattctgaggtcttggctgatttcttttgattttcccatgatgtcaagcaaagtggcactgagtttgaaggtaggccttgaaatacatccacagagggcctcccgggtggcgcagcaccagctgtgccatcagagtccctgggttcgcgcccaggctctgtcgtaaccggccgcgaccgggaggtccgtggggcgacgcacaattggcctagcgtcgcccgggttagggagggcttggtcggtaaggggtgtccttgtctcatcgcgcaccagcaactcctgtggcgggctgggcgcagtgtacgctaaccaaggtggccaggtgcacggtgtttcctccggcgcattggtgcggctggcttccgggttggatgtgcgctgtgttaagaagcagtgcggcttggttgggttgtgtatcggaggacgcataactttcaaccttcgtctctcccgagcccgtacgggagttgtagcgatgagacaagatagtagctactacaacaattggataccacgaaattggggagaaaacggggtaaacaatttaaaaaaaaaatatatatatatatatccaattGGTTCAAGtgatgtcaattggcctatcagaagcgtctaaagccatgacatcattttccaagctgtttaaaggcacagtcaacttagtgtatgtaaacttctgacccactggaattacaGTGAAtcagaagtgaaataatctgtctgaaaaattacttgtgtcatgcacaactgacttgccaaaactatagtttgctaacaagaaatttgtggagtggttgaaatatgatttttattgactccaacctaagtgtaagtaaacttccgacttcaactatctGTTGATATGCACGGATGCGCTTCACCCTGGTACAACGTGGTAACTACGGGACCAAAACAGCACAGTAGTTTAGCCTTgcgcttcaacgctcttagttgtgGAAATGGGCCCGATATTGTGTTAACTTCGTGCATTGGGGAGTCTATCTTTAATCTCCCACTCCCAGAAAATCTTGATAGGTTAAACTCTCCCATCCCTGAAAACAAATAAAGGTCAGTAGATGCTAGGTTCTCTACCTGTGAGCCAGGGGACATGATGAGGTGGTGCTGGTTGATGCCAGCCTTTCCCAGTGCCAGGCCCAGGGGTAGAGTCATACCCAAAGCCTGAAAGGGGTAGAGGGGCAGCGCCGGGGGTGTCGAATCAGAGTCCTAGAACAAACAGCAGTGGAGGGGTTAAAACATGGCCAGCTGTCAATCAATTAATACCATCATAAagactgcagtgtgtgtgtgttctgtccttACGTTGTCTGACccagacagtgaagagacagaggaggctgaggaGTGTTGGTGAGGACTGGAAAGGGACATGGGAGAGTCTGCACTGTGAGGGGAAACAGAGTCCCTCTGCTCCTCCACACCTacacccaacacacaccctgctggGTCCTGATCCAGGAGGGAACCTACAGAGAAACAGATTATTATACACACTTCCAAAACGGCCATGTAAGACAAAGAGTACCCTCCACACACAGGCTAATATACCTACAGAACCTGCCATACAAGACTGTCAACATGGTACGCAGAGGTTACAGACACTGCTCTTACCCTGGCTCTCCATACGGGCGAGGTGCCTGCCCCCCCACTTCGTCATGATCCACTCCCTGTAGTCAATCACTTCCTGTGTCACCTTGATTATCCTACCCAAAGCGCTGCAGGGATAGTGAGAAACATGAGGGGAACGGTTTAAACGTTGCACAGCAGTGGATCAGTTACACTTCCCAACACAACCACCGTATTCATTTGACAATCTTTACTTTGAAAACAGTTGCACTTATTAATTTACAAATATTTCTAGGCCGGATGGATCCAGGATGGATCCAGAAGACATTCTGAAAGAGGAGGAACGAACCTGTCAATGTCCTTGTTTGGGTAGGAGCGTGCTAGCGGTGACATGGCGTGACTGAGGACGATGTAAGCGTAGTCAAAAACCTGCTGGACTTGCATGGCTCCGTACGAACTCCTGCCAACGTCGTTACCTGGAACAAAAGGCAAAAAAACTACTAATTAATCAGCCCATACAAACTACAGCCAACACCATTACTAATGGAAAACCAAACACTCAGTCCAGCGCACACACACCCCCCACCTGGCATCAGTGGGTCCTCTATACAGAGCATGGAGGGCCTGTAGCCATTGGTCATAACCTTCATCATGTCCTCCTTGGCCATGTAGGCCCCCCCGTTCTTGACGCGGATGCCTGTCTTCAGGTAGTTAAAATGGCGCCCATAAAGCTCAAAGAACTCAATCAGCAGAATGCCAAGGTTGATGTTGGGGTTGCTGGCGTCAATCCTTGGGTGGAGCtggatggagagagacggagggagggagagaatcgGCATAGGAGTTAGAACAACACTAAGCGTTGTAATTGTACACTGTCAAACTAAGGTTAGGCGATATATTTTGTCTATCACGGTATAACAAAAAAGTTACAGTATGGggatattttatgtttttgaataataaaagttcTAAATTTGCTTTACGAGTAGTTATTGACCCTAGGGTGGCAAAACACAAGTGATTTCAAAttagtctttctccattctgattggtttacactgttcaattcaacttcaaccacCCCCAAAATTCTACATTTTCATCCATTTCTGCATTCATTTGAgataatttccacactgccacgtagggctgcacgatatgggcagACAATTAGGCCTCATTTTAAACCAAATAttgcaattgcgatttgacttgcGATATAGAGCAAAACACTTGGTTGAAAACTGTTGGAATTATCGAAATagaatgattattctaattctaaagtttgaatataatagtgggcactttagATGTttttgacatgacaacgaatgaaaatgccagggaggagttattgtgacaggataggaaccaaagtgttgataACCGTTTCCTTGGGCACCCTATAATCACTGGCTACATTGAATGTTTCCTCTTAACTACTTCATGTAGCCAACCTACTCATGCTTTGCGTATACCTCTTTTGATTTAGAAGAAATTGTTGcacaaacatgctgatttaggtctacgCCATCACAGGTATTATCATGCTGGATAGCTAATTATGTTTACTCTGACTTAGAAcaattattagctagctagtgattAGCATTAGCAACTAACAAACTACTAGTGCAATTACAGAATGCCAGAGGAATTATATTAAGAAGAAAAGTGAAAACAGAATCATTGTCATCAACATtcttgcatgtgctgcattgaccatgcagactgaacgcaagtgtctcgTGGTTGAGGAACAGCAAACGCTCTCCTTGATTGGCGGGGGCAGGTCTAAGACTACGTGGAAAGCGGCACGAGAGAGTGAGCGGTGAGTCAAGTAGCgaagtatcacatttaacaaaccaaacattcaaaaaCTGTTATAGAAAGTAAAGTAAAAATccaaaccggtccgtgcatcaatacaGGTATATAGTAAAACTACGGTGTACCGCCCAGCCCCATGTCATACTAGTGTTCGTGTGTACCTGGAGGAAGCTGATGACCATCAGGATGAGGCTGTAAGAGCTGATTCCTCCGGTGAACACCTCATTGAGATCTCTCTGGAGCAGAAACTGCTTCAGCACAAAGATCATGTAAGGCAGCACGGGATACCTCTGTAggaggagagaacgagagagatatAAAATCTCTGCTTAATTTACAGTCATTGAGGAACAGAGCACAGATTAAAAAAAAAGGGGAGAATTTTCAATTAAGACGAGGGAAAAGTCTCCATTTAATGAAAAATATGTAACTTAGTATGGGGATCACAATTTAAATAAAATGAGTCTCCTCATTTTCACAGGTTGTCATGTTATATCATATGCTGATTTTGGGGCTACAATTGTAAAAGGTCAGCGGGACAATGACTCATTCTAAAGTTATGCCTCTGGTGCCAGAAGCATGTTCGGCTATGTAATTGAATACAGAACATGTCAGAAAGACATTCCTTTACTGACTGTATATTATACGCCCATCACCAGATCTCCCCCTGACTCTTACTGTGCATATAGGCTGTGACTTAGAATTACATTTAAATTAAACAAAAAATGCCTTATTAGGCTCACTGAATTGAAAGTATTTTTTCTCCTTCAATAGGTAGGCCTTAACCTCAACAAGACGGAGCTGCCCTTCCTTCCGGGGAAGGCCTGCCGTCTCAGACTCCATTAtcaccctcccagagtgcaaataaCCTTGGCGttaccctggacaacaccctatCCTTCTCTGCAAaaatcaaagcagtgactcgcttctgcaggttcatgctctacaacatcacACAAGCagcggcgcaggtcctaatcaAGGTCcactcccgtctggactactgcaactcactgTTGCCTGGGTTCCCCGCTTCTGCATTTACATTCTGTAAATGTTCAAGCAAAATAACCCTATCAAAATGGAAAGCTCCTTGAAAGAGGTAATATGCCAGGGCTATTGGCCCAAATTCAATTATGACCTATTGTAGATAATAGAATGAAAATAACTTAACTTGAGAGCAGATGTTTTTGTTcataaatactttgctacaatgatACACCTCATTCCTTTGTTAGTGTACTTACTATGTGAATGTGCTATCATGCTTTCGGGATGAGTCTTCTCAGATTCACCAATTATTCTTTAGTTGTGGATAGTACATCAAACGTACTCTTGTTCCTCTTTGTAAGTTACTGTGATTTTGCACCTGTGGATTTTATTAGTTTATTTATGAAAATATGTAGTAAACTCCATGACAGTAGTTAAAGaaaggggctatagcagcaccCAAGTAGACTACAATTGTATGCTGGGCCAGGCATGCCCTGACCTCGTGAAGTGAGCACTACTGGTGTGAAATTGGAGCGGGCAAGAAGGCTGacgctccagcctttgggaaacTCGCCCCGTGCTCCAATCAAATTGGGCACGCTCCGTTCCCATACTCTGCACCACTCTGACCCACTGTGCAATACTCATTAGTATTATGGAAAGTAGTGATGAGCGATGAACCgccatgttgttttttttatcggTTATTAAACTAGTTTAACCTGAAGGGAGGTGTTGTGTTCATTAAGCAAATAGTTAAAGTTTCTGTGCTgcataactacaatgaccatatcGTCACAGCCCCACTGTGCAGGTGCACATTCTGTACTTGCCTGATATGAAACATCTCAactccaaaatgctggagtatagagcaaaatgttaaataaatatgTTGTGGACTATAGTTGTGAAGTGGTTAAGTAGTGCTTCTGTTGCTAGTGATAGAAAATGCATTTCACAGGGACAGTATTTCAGTAAGTATTTATTAGCCTCAAATTTAACTGAAACAATTACAATATGGGAGCGTCAGTGGTCAGGAAGTCCATTTCTATTCCTTTCATAGGCCACTGCAACTGGGAACACGTTTTAAATTGTTGCTCTGATCATTATAGCCATTCAGGTCTCCAATAAAAATAAAGGAACTATAAATGCTAGTGTCCTCACCCGAGTGTAGTCCTTGATAAAGAAAGCAGCTTTGACTCCAGTCTCCACGTTGAAGCTGATGTCCACTTTGACTTCAGTCTCCTGGTCAGTCAGCTTGATGATTGGCACctgggagagagaatagagaaacaTTGTGACTTAATTTCTGAAAAAGTTTATTTAAACGTCCATTTCGCTTTCGTTCCCCATCTCAATTCTAAAGCAGTCACTAATTAGGTCCAATCATTAGCTGGTGCAGACTTGTCCTACATTATTAAAGCAAACCATCTGCTTGTTTATCAGTTCGGACAACATTGGAGTTATTCCAACAGATTACAGGCATGTATTTTTATTAAGAGCGACTCACTGTAGCTTTGTCCAGCACTTTGATGGAGAAAGGTTCCGCCACGTTGTGTTTCCGGAGGGCCTGTTCCAACTGCTGCAACGGGGGACATTCCCACTTCCCAAACACCACCAGGTCTATGTCACTgtggcaacagagagagagagatggtattAAGTAAACTGGTGGCCAAACACTTGTGGCAAATTCGGAGAACAAGACTGAGCCAAAACATCACAACAAGACTGCCCTCTTACCTTGTaggtaggtagagtccagtgctGAAGCTGCCAAATATCTGCACCTGAGAGAGCAGGGGAATGAAAGAGTTTGAAAAAACCTATACTGTACAAATCATTTTAGGGAAAAAAGTCTGATGTCCCAGTTCAACCCCCAGCTCTGGTGTGTGTGCTCACATCGGCAGTAGGCCACAGCTCCTTGATGACCGTCTCGATCCTGTCGACCAcctccttcctcatagcagcctCCTCCGGTCGGGGAGACATGAAGTTGTAGAAGTCCACCACCTCCTCATGGAGACtgggggggacagggagagggttaATACACACACAGTTGCTCACCCAAAACTAAACCAGTCAAATAATTGGTCGATTTACATTTTCTGTTTCAGGATTTCATTCATTTAAATGTCATCAGTTCACCTACATGGTAGGTATTCTCAAAGAAAGCAAGACCATTATGGAagcgcatatatatatatatatatatatatgtctacaTTGAGACAGGCTTCCCAGTAAGCTCAGCATCCCTCACAACATTCAAAATCATTACATAGTCCTGTAAGAGCATGGGATTAACAACTCCATGGTTGAGGTTTCAATTCCCATACTGATCACAGACTATACAAAAATTATATGTATGGATTTTAACATTTTTCACACCAAAATGATTGAGTGCAGCCATACACTGAAATTTAGCACAATCAGATATTGCAGTATGTACATTAGCCTACATTTTCATCCACGACACAGTGATGGCCCATTGAAATTGTTAAATATTCTACTTAAACACTAAGGCCTTCAGGTCTGGGCACTGCATGCTCTTCCAATGCCAGAAGGGTGCAACTAGAGGCCAATCATTGTATTACACAGTTACATTCAAATGAAACCTATGGATCTTTCAACTGTCCATGGAGACCAGAGAGAATCTTAAACAAAGTCACCTGGCAGTTTTTTGTTGCTGACAATGTTAACATGCATAACGTAAGTCTAATCAACAATATTAGGTTATGTAATAAACTAGCAAGTCCTGCTATAGTTTTATTAATAACTGAATAATGAGTCAGACGTTAATAATACCCTGAGTGGGTGTATAAAGAAGAGCAACGTTAGCTAACCATGACCGCTTCCATGCCGCCTTCACGTCATATCAAAAACTCGGGACCTCGGAGTTAAAATGAACGTAAATTATTTGCTTATATCTTCCTATTGCTTGATTCTGATACTACGTAAGTAGGAAACTCGGGTATCTTTATACTGAGTAAACGTGCCGGAAAATGTCCGATTTCCGACATGACATGAATGCGGCATTAACCCTACATTCCAGAAGTTACCCAACCCTTTAGATCTGTCAAATAGCTTACTAATTGTTAGCTAACCTTACCAAatcgttatctagctagctagttatagcTTCTTAACAAGTTAAATCTGGCTAGTCAGTGCAGCGCGCAGTCAAATTAGCGCTCTAGttagctaagtagctagctaTTTAAGCTAACGTTAACATTCCGATTACTAATCACCCGTGCAGTAAATCAATCTGAAAAATATAAACCTCAACATACAAACACCAAAACACGGATTGACTTTAGGCATGACATTTATAATAATATAAACGTGTCTAGCTAGTAGGAAAGCATGATAGGTAACGTTATCGCGGTTAGcgttagcaagctaacgttagcgtcAAACAATTCCAGAGGGGCAATGGCCCTATCAAAAATAACATCTCACCCATCAACACCGGGGCTGTATTTCCTCGTCTTCCAAGGCGTCCCAGTCCCCGAACTAACATAGTTGCCATAGTTAGAAAGAAGGTAATTCATCCCATAGGTGCTCGCCTTGTTGTCACTTTTCCTTCGGCCTGGATGGTGAGTGTGGTTATTTAGGGATGCAGGCGGGTGAGTCGGGTGACGCTTCACACAATTCTGTTGGAAATTGTACTGAGGGTGATGCTGATGGTGCCTTTGATGGTGGTATTGGTTGACATTATTATGCATGCTTTCACTGAAGTTAAATAACAGATTGACACCGCCAGCGTTTTTATTCATATTTCCAGTTACATTGCCACCACTAATCCTTCCCAAAGAGCGGTTTGAAGATGTAATGTCCGTTATGGATTCCACTGAAGACAAGGACGATAGAGATCCCGTCTTTTGGGGCATTTTACTGTCTCCCAAATCTGTCGTTACCCCGTAAGCGTTGGACGGGGTCAATGAGTTCTGTACGGGTCCGTTCGGTAACGTTACCCCGAAGGAGGAGAACGCAGTGCCGTGGTTAGAAGTAGTGCCTTTTGAAATACCGTGATGGCTGCTGCTGCTCAGACCAGTGGTGGTGTTGGTGCACATGCTATTGCCCTTTGCCGCAACATGTTTATAAACGTCCAACGCTGGAGAATTCAAATGCAGGTTGTAGTTCTGATTATTATGAAGATGCTGGCCGGAGTTTGCTCGTACCTGAGAAGTCTCCCAGACTTGCATCCAAAATGCGTTTGCAGGTCCTTTCTGCTCGGGCTGAATCCAAGCCACCCTCGGATCCATTCAACTTCTTTTTTCTGAACCCACTTCAAGCAAGTCAATGAGACCGTTAAAATGTACGACTGCTCCGACAAAATAAATGAGCTAGTAAACCGGGTTACAAAGACAGAGAAGTGCTAACGCCAAACCGAACGAGGACCATTGAGAAGAGTAGTCCAGGTCCTTTTCAAGCCGCTAACTGAAAACGGTTAGCAGAAGTCTACGGTGAATCAATATGGCGTATTCTCTTCAAACCAAAGCGCCGTGCGCATTTCTGTAGGATTTTAAACTATCGACTTGAACACACCCACATCCACCGCCCATTCCTCCCTACACCTCGCTCTCAGCTGCCACAATATTTAACTAATTACAAACCAACCAATGCTGTTCAAAGTAAATATTTGAATCATATTTGATCATGTTTATATAGCAACATATGTattatgaataaaaaaaataacataagATATTATCATAACAGGAGACAGATAAGCTAAAGTTAATTTGAAGAAAATAATCAGAAATAGTAATAAACATTACATTATAAATATTTTAGAGATCGagaattgaacccacaatcctggcgtTACAAGCGTCATAccttaccaactgagctacacgggaCCAGCACCcagacttggtactggtaccccagtTATATAGCGAAGTTGTCGTTACTcgtgtgtatttattattacttttatttttaTGTGGTTTTAATTTTCTATTTCTGTTTTCTTTCTATTTGAATTGTTGTGACGAGAAATACAAGTACGTTTTTAaaagtaagtaagtatttcactgtttgtctacacctgttgtttacgaagtatTTGACAAATAAAACGTGGTTTGATTTAAATAAGTGATTTTGAATTCCCCTTCCATTAACAAAAGCCTTGGCTCCCGCAAAGTATGCACTTTTCCCCTCCTTCCTTGCTCTCGCAATCGTTAGCCACAGACGATTCCGAGCTTCTTTATCAAATGTTGTCAGGTCCTCCTTGAACCTCAGGTTGTTGTTCTTTAAATAGCCATTTTCTTTGCACTTTTCCATGTCAGATCCCTTGCTGTCATGGGGATGAATCTCATGATCACTGGTCGCGGTGGCTGGTTGTTCTCCCCATCTCTCAGCCTACCCAGGCGGTGCACTACATCCAGAGAACCTGCAACAACATTTCGCTCGTCTTCCTGCAAATGTCCTTCACGTTTGCTTTGATGTTCTCGTCAGATCTTTCTGCGATTCCGTAAAATCTCGCCGGAGTCCAACCAGTATGAAATTGTATTCACTCACGACTGTAAatcgttctggataagagtgtctgcttaaTGTAATTGAGGTAAATATGTACAGGGCCTTCAGAGCGTAATCACACccctttggatggtgtgtcactCCAAAGATACAGGAAGGAGACCACTAAAGCgtatttcaccatgaagccatgTGTGactttaggccgtcattgtaaataagaatttgttcttaattgacttgcctaaaAGGTTAGAAAAAACAGAGTTTAATtgatgtgataggagaaaactgagattGGATCAAAAACATTGAAGTTACTTCACTATACTAACCTatgtgacagagtgaaaagaaggaagcctctacagaacaaaaatattccaaaacatgtgtcCTGTTTGCTATAAGGCATAAAAGTAAAACTGCaatgaaattaactttatgtactgaatacaaagtgttacgtttgtggcaaatccaacacgtcactgagtaccactcctcatattttcaagcatggtggtggctgcatcctgttatgggtatgcttgcatCGGCAGTAAAGCAATGCATAGGCAAAATCTTATcggaaaacctggttcaatctACTTTCCAACAggtactgggagacaaattcaccttatTGATGTGTGTGGGCCATGATAGagccttagtgatgtggacaacaaggaacttgaagctctcgatccTCTCCACTATAGCCccattgatgtgaatgggggtgtgctcggccctccgtttcctgtagtccatgatcagctcctttgtcttgttgatgttgaggtaaaggttgttgttttgacaccgtactgccaggtctctgacctcctccctatagactgtctcatcgccatcggtgatcaggcctaccaccgtcgtgtcgtcagcacacttaatgatggtgttggagtcgtgtgcaGCCAggcagtcttgggtgaacagggagtacaaggagagtactgagcatgcacccctgaggggcccctgtgttaagagtcatagtgtcagatgtgttgttgcctaccctcatcccctgggggtggcccgtcaggaagtccaggatccagttgcagagggaggtgttc includes these proteins:
- the tent4a gene encoding terminal nucleotidyltransferase 4A isoform X1, producing the protein MDPRVAWIQPEQKGPANAFWMQVWETSQVRANSGQHLHNNQNYNLHLNSPALDVYKHVAAKGNSMCTNTTTGLSSSSHHGISKGTTSNHGTAFSSFGVTLPNGPVQNSLTPSNAYGVTTDLGDSKMPQKTGSLSSLSSVESITDITSSNRSLGRISGGNVTGNMNKNAGGVNLLFNFSESMHNNVNQYHHQRHHQHHPQYNFQQNCVKRHPTHPPASLNNHTHHPGRRKSDNKASTYGMNYLLSNYGNYVSSGTGTPWKTRKYSPGVDGLHEEVVDFYNFMSPRPEEAAMRKEVVDRIETVIKELWPTADVQIFGSFSTGLYLPTSDIDLVVFGKWECPPLQQLEQALRKHNVAEPFSIKVLDKATVPIIKLTDQETEVKVDISFNVETGVKAAFFIKDYTRRYPVLPYMIFVLKQFLLQRDLNEVFTGGISSYSLILMVISFLQLHPRIDASNPNINLGILLIEFFELYGRHFNYLKTGIRVKNGGAYMAKEDMMKVMTNGYRPSMLCIEDPLMPGNDVGRSSYGAMQVQQVFDYAYIVLSHAMSPLARSYPNKDIDSALGRIIKVTQEVIDYREWIMTKWGGRHLARMESQGSLLDQDPAGCVLGVGVEEQRDSVSPHSADSPMSLSSPHQHSSASSVSSLSGSDNDSDSTPPALPLYPFQALGMTLPLGLALGKAGINQHHLIMSPGSQACMSLPGALTMHSLPGRQVGIDGHHLPPFFHMPPPTHHNPHAPSNPQPLSSPHPASHTHQNGPKCQMKGFHNPAVVHSPALANRAHTHPLTHAHTHSHTQYRNTWRRRKRDSLPVSLSR
- the tent4a gene encoding terminal nucleotidyltransferase 4A isoform X2, with the translated sequence MDPRVAWIQPEQKGPANAFWMQVWETSQVRANSGQHLHNNQNYNLHLNSPALDVYKHVAAKGNSMCTNTTTGLSSSSHHGISKGTTSNHGTAFSSFGVTLPNGPVQNSLTPSNAYGVTTDLGDSKMPQKTGSLSSLSSVESITDITSSNRSLGRISGGNVTGNMNKNAGGVNLLFNFSESMHNNVNQYHHQRHHQHHPQYNFQQNCVKRHPTHPPASLNNHTHHPGRRKSDNKASTYGMNYLLSNYGNYVSSGTGTPWKTRKYSPGVDGLHEEVVDFYNFMSPRPEEAAMRKEVVDRIETVIKELWPTADVQIFGSFSTGLYLPTSDIDLVVFGKWECPPLQQLEQALRKHNVAEPFSIKVLDKATVPIIKLTDQETEVKVDISFNVETGVKAAFFIKDYTRRYPVLPYMIFVLKQFLLQRDLNEVFTGGISSYSLILMVISFLQLHPRIDASNPNINLGILLIEFFELYGRHFNYLKTGIRVKNGGAYMAKEDMMKVMTNGYRPSMLCIEDPLMPGNDVGRSSYGAMQVQQVFDYAYIVLSHAMSPLARSYPNKDIDSALGRIIKVTQEVIDYREWIMTKWGGRHLARMESQGSLLDQDPAGCVLGVGVEEQRDSVSPHSADSPMSLSSPHQHSSASSVSSLSGSDNDSDSTPPALPLYPFQALGMTLPLGLALGKAGINQHHLIMSPGSQACMSLPGALTMHSLPGRQNGPKCQMKGFHNPAVVHSPALANRAHTHPLTHAHTHSHTQYRNTWRRRKRDSLPVSLSR